Proteins encoded in a region of the Prochlorothrix hollandica PCC 9006 = CALU 1027 genome:
- a CDS encoding acetolactate synthase large subunit: MNTAELLIQCLENEGVEYIFGLPGEENLHVLEALQGSSIQFITTRHEQGAAFMADVYGRLTGKAGVCLSTLGPGATNLMTGVADANLDGAPLVAITGQVGTDRMHIESHQYLDLVAMFNPVTKWNTQIVRPNNTPEIVRKAFKQSQSEKPGAVHIDLPENIAAMAAEGKALKRDNQEKTFAAYHGLNQAATLISQAVNPLILVGNGAIRANASEALTEFATQLQIPVANTFMGKGVIPYTHPLALWTVGLQQRDLISCGFDRTDLVIAVGYDLIEYSPKRWNAEGKIPIIHLGNNPAEIDSSYIPAVEVVGDISDSLMEILRRTDRSQKAKPYATSLRPGLCADYEQYAKDEEFPVKPQKIIYDLRSVMGDEDIVISDVGAHKMWMARHYHCSRPNTCIISNGFAAMGIAIPGALAAKLVYPDRKVVAVTGDGGFMMNSQELETALRIGTAFVTLIFHDGGYGLIEWKQQNHFGHSSFIKFNNPDFVKFAESMGLKGYRVETTADLVPILQEALAQDVPTVIDCPVDYRENLMFTKKAGQLLCST, translated from the coding sequence ATGAACACCGCAGAATTGTTGATCCAATGCCTAGAAAATGAAGGGGTTGAATATATCTTTGGGCTACCGGGAGAAGAAAACCTCCATGTTTTAGAAGCCCTTCAAGGGAGTTCCATTCAGTTTATTACCACCCGCCATGAACAGGGGGCCGCTTTTATGGCCGATGTTTATGGACGACTGACCGGGAAAGCGGGGGTTTGCCTGTCTACCCTGGGTCCGGGGGCCACCAACTTGATGACGGGAGTGGCTGATGCCAACTTGGACGGAGCGCCCTTGGTGGCCATTACGGGACAGGTGGGCACCGATCGGATGCACATTGAATCCCACCAATATTTAGACCTGGTGGCCATGTTTAACCCGGTCACCAAATGGAACACCCAAATTGTCCGGCCCAATAATACTCCGGAAATTGTCCGTAAAGCCTTCAAACAGTCCCAATCGGAAAAACCGGGGGCCGTCCACATTGACTTGCCGGAAAACATTGCCGCCATGGCAGCGGAGGGAAAAGCCCTCAAGCGGGATAACCAGGAAAAAACCTTTGCAGCCTACCATGGCTTAAATCAGGCGGCTACTCTGATTTCCCAGGCGGTTAATCCCCTGATTTTGGTGGGGAACGGGGCCATTCGGGCCAATGCCAGCGAAGCCCTGACGGAGTTTGCCACCCAGTTACAAATTCCCGTGGCCAATACCTTTATGGGCAAAGGGGTGATTCCCTATACCCATCCCCTGGCCCTGTGGACTGTGGGGTTGCAGCAGCGGGATTTGATTAGCTGTGGCTTCGATCGCACCGATCTCGTCATTGCTGTTGGCTATGATCTCATTGAATATTCCCCCAAACGCTGGAACGCCGAGGGCAAGATTCCCATTATTCACCTAGGCAATAACCCCGCTGAAATTGACAGCAGCTATATCCCAGCGGTGGAAGTGGTGGGGGATATTTCCGACTCCCTGATGGAAATTCTGCGGCGCACCGATCGCAGCCAAAAAGCCAAGCCCTACGCCACCAGTCTCCGGCCCGGCCTTTGTGCCGACTATGAGCAATATGCTAAGGATGAGGAATTTCCCGTTAAGCCCCAAAAAATTATTTACGATCTGCGATCGGTGATGGGGGATGAAGACATTGTGATTTCCGATGTGGGTGCCCATAAAATGTGGATGGCCCGCCATTACCACTGTTCCCGCCCCAACACCTGCATCATTTCCAATGGGTTTGCAGCCATGGGGATTGCCATCCCCGGAGCCTTGGCCGCGAAGTTGGTTTACCCCGATCGCAAGGTGGTGGCAGTGACCGGAGATGGGGGCTTTATGATGAACTCCCAGGAGTTGGAAACGGCCCTGCGTATTGGCACCGCCTTTGTGACCTTGATCTTCCATGATGGGGGCTATGGTCTCATTGAATGGAAGCAACAAAACCACTTTGGCCACTCGTCCTTTATCAAGTTTAATAACCCTGATTTTGTCAAGTTTGCCGAAAGCATGGGTCTCAAAGGCTACCGCGTGGAAACCACAGCCGATCTGGTTCCCATCCTCCAGGAAGCCCTAGCCCAGGATGTGCCAACGGTGATCGACTGTCCTGTGGACTATCGGGAAAACCTCATGTTCACCAAGAAAGCAGGTCAATTACTCTGTTCTACCTAG
- a CDS encoding GAF domain-containing protein → MSATFVPSLTTFPDELHQLQALKVAYGTNQDLLKGAINLARTTNSQFLMKSTLQHILQVANKVSGAEVGSLFLIDRSGVFVESILARGPVIQEMKQNLIGQVLNQGLAGWVYRHQQLGMVEDTYTDERWIQLSSQPYDTRSALAVPLMRNKVVLGILTLMHSQPGYFGDALIQQLLLSTDTMTLLVENAQIIANRTKR, encoded by the coding sequence ATGTCCGCAACCTTTGTTCCATCGCTGACCACCTTCCCCGACGAACTCCATCAGTTGCAAGCCCTAAAGGTAGCCTATGGCACGAACCAGGATTTACTCAAGGGTGCCATCAATCTTGCTCGCACCACCAATAGCCAGTTTTTAATGAAATCTACCCTTCAGCACATTTTGCAGGTGGCTAACAAGGTGTCCGGAGCTGAGGTGGGTAGTCTTTTTCTGATTGATCGATCGGGGGTCTTTGTGGAAAGTATTTTGGCGCGGGGTCCCGTGATCCAGGAAATGAAGCAAAACCTCATTGGCCAAGTTTTAAATCAAGGGCTAGCGGGTTGGGTCTATCGCCATCAGCAACTGGGGATGGTGGAGGATACCTACACCGATGAGCGTTGGATCCAACTGTCTAGCCAGCCCTATGATACTCGATCGGCCCTGGCAGTGCCCCTGATGCGCAACAAGGTGGTGTTGGGCATCCTGACCCTGATGCATTCCCAGCCCGGTTACTTTGGGGATGCCTTGATCCAACAATTACTCCTCAGCACCGACACCATGACCCTCCTGGTGGAAAACGCCCAAATCATCGCGAACCGCACCAAACGCTAG
- a CDS encoding D-alanyl-D-alanine carboxypeptidase, which yields MKQLYYGGIGLLGVTLMALLWQGPPQGHGSHDSAAQSSSPTPETAATSGEPAQDVAVAPTPPPLPQPTIDPELQTLVTDYVDTLKSLGFDPAIQGVWVESSTGTAAAYQADRPLPAASLTKLATTLLALDRWPADYRFYTRIAATGPVVDGVLQGDLVVLGGGDPFYVWETAIMLGNRLNALGIRQVQGQLVIDNANHIFVMNFERDRATAGELLRQALDSRLWNQEAYGQYQTLPEGTPEPQVEINGGVVLRAVADADKLTLIVAQPSLTLAEVLKQMNMYSNNVMAELLADLLGGAPALTTKTQELTNLPGAEVSFINGSGLGPENQLSARGACRILGTIAQQLEPQGLGLPDVLPIANQDAGTLSWRDLPTGTIAKTGTLWNVSTLAGLVPQVDAPAAALSRDRSLCFAIFNHGENIDLFHAQQEQLVTALKLSLQPDPAPPTPSPTPATP from the coding sequence ATGAAGCAGCTTTATTACGGTGGCATCGGGTTACTGGGGGTGACCCTCATGGCATTACTGTGGCAAGGGCCACCCCAGGGTCATGGCTCCCATGATTCTGCTGCCCAGTCCTCCAGCCCAACCCCAGAGACTGCAGCCACCTCTGGGGAACCCGCCCAAGACGTGGCCGTGGCTCCCACCCCGCCGCCCCTGCCCCAACCCACCATCGATCCCGAACTGCAAACCCTGGTGACGGACTATGTGGACACCCTGAAAAGCCTGGGGTTTGATCCGGCGATCCAGGGGGTGTGGGTGGAATCGAGCACGGGCACGGCGGCAGCATACCAGGCCGATCGTCCCCTGCCTGCGGCCTCCCTCACCAAACTGGCCACCACCCTCTTGGCCCTCGATCGCTGGCCAGCGGACTACCGCTTTTATACCCGCATTGCCGCCACCGGTCCCGTGGTGGATGGGGTCTTGCAGGGGGATTTAGTGGTGCTGGGGGGGGGCGATCCCTTTTATGTGTGGGAAACAGCCATCATGCTGGGGAATCGCCTCAATGCCTTGGGAATCCGCCAGGTGCAAGGGCAACTGGTCATTGACAATGCTAACCATATATTTGTCATGAATTTCGAGCGCGATCGGGCCACTGCCGGGGAATTGCTACGGCAAGCTCTGGATTCTCGCCTCTGGAACCAAGAAGCCTATGGGCAATACCAAACCTTACCGGAGGGTACCCCCGAACCCCAGGTGGAGATCAACGGTGGCGTTGTCCTGCGGGCTGTGGCCGATGCCGACAAGCTGACCTTGATCGTTGCCCAGCCCTCCCTAACCCTGGCGGAGGTGCTGAAGCAGATGAATATGTATAGCAATAATGTGATGGCCGAGTTACTGGCGGATCTCCTGGGGGGGGCACCGGCCCTGACGACTAAAACCCAGGAACTGACGAATTTGCCAGGGGCGGAAGTGAGCTTTATTAATGGGTCTGGGCTGGGTCCAGAAAATCAACTATCGGCGCGGGGAGCCTGTCGCATTCTCGGCACCATTGCCCAGCAACTGGAACCCCAGGGGTTGGGGTTGCCTGATGTGCTGCCGATCGCGAACCAAGATGCAGGCACCCTGTCTTGGCGGGATCTGCCGACGGGCACCATTGCCAAAACGGGGACCCTGTGGAATGTCAGCACCTTGGCAGGGTTGGTACCCCAGGTGGATGCCCCAGCGGCGGCGTTGTCCCGCGATCGCAGTCTCTGTTTTGCTATTTTCAACCACGGGGAAAACATCGATCTGTTCCATGCGCAACAGGAGCAACTGGTCACCGCCCTCAAGCTCTCCCTGCAACCTGACCCTGCCCCCCCAACCCCTAGCCCCACCCCCGCCACACCTTAA
- a CDS encoding DUF3747 domain-containing protein: protein MITALLRSSIRRAAVLRRGLLHRLTPMALVTATALTATLGGLSAPALALSEFGQQELDQSRTIAVAKPVDNGRFYQLLILRQVSNQRACWQELPGQPTRIDPLLLNFDFTGICDRSVDSNGYSVRLAGEDLNWQYRLQLVKQGGQLVLQAVSAANRAAPPLTIGRTNGLGEGFLKVSLDPGWRLTQRLYNGQPLGHVYVTHDQSLAALAGVPSAPVPPPVTTPPIVATPPRQPVPQPNPLPPVVVPSPPTLPGPPSGNPGAATNYRVIVPNTSADTQRRVQAVEPGAFRTTLNGQSVIQAGLFQEQWRAIELQQNLMAARIPAQIIQGTGVVPPRPNPPLPNPQSPNPLPPTQIPVGRIRVILDPGHGGRDPGAVGIGGLQEKEINLDIARRVQQILESRGIAVMLTRPGDVEVELEPRVDQAERMAAQLFVSIHANAISMDRPEVNGLETYYYDSGSGLAQTIHNSILRGTDLRDRGVRQARFYVLRNTSMPSVLVETGFVTGSEDAARFRNSEARGQIAQAIAQGILTYAQQTALAP, encoded by the coding sequence ATGATCACTGCCCTCCTTCGCTCCTCTATCCGCCGTGCTGCTGTTCTCCGCCGTGGCCTTCTCCATCGCCTCACCCCCATGGCCCTGGTCACCGCCACCGCCCTCACCGCCACCCTCGGCGGGCTGAGCGCCCCCGCCCTAGCCCTGTCTGAGTTTGGCCAACAGGAACTGGATCAAAGCCGCACCATTGCCGTCGCCAAACCCGTAGATAATGGGCGCTTTTACCAACTGCTGATTTTGCGCCAAGTCAGCAACCAGCGGGCCTGCTGGCAAGAACTGCCGGGACAGCCCACTCGCATTGATCCCCTGTTACTGAACTTCGACTTCACGGGGATTTGTGACCGCAGCGTTGACAGCAACGGCTATTCAGTGCGCCTTGCCGGGGAAGACCTCAACTGGCAATATCGGCTGCAACTGGTGAAGCAGGGGGGGCAACTGGTGTTGCAAGCCGTGTCAGCGGCCAACCGTGCTGCTCCCCCCCTCACCATCGGTCGCACCAATGGCCTGGGGGAGGGGTTTCTCAAGGTGTCCTTAGATCCGGGTTGGCGGCTGACCCAACGCCTCTACAACGGTCAGCCCTTGGGCCATGTCTATGTCACCCATGATCAATCCCTGGCGGCCCTGGCTGGGGTCCCCAGTGCCCCCGTGCCCCCCCCCGTGACCACGCCCCCCATCGTGGCGACTCCCCCCCGCCAACCCGTCCCGCAACCCAATCCCTTGCCTCCGGTGGTGGTGCCCTCTCCCCCCACTCTTCCGGGTCCCCCCTCCGGCAATCCGGGGGCAGCGACCAATTACCGGGTCATTGTGCCCAACACCAGCGCCGACACCCAACGCCGCGTCCAGGCGGTGGAACCGGGGGCATTCCGCACCACCCTCAACGGCCAGTCGGTGATCCAGGCGGGGTTATTTCAGGAACAGTGGCGGGCGATCGAGCTGCAACAGAACCTGATGGCAGCGCGGATCCCGGCCCAAATCATCCAGGGCACCGGTGTCGTGCCCCCCCGTCCCAATCCCCCCCTGCCCAATCCCCAATCCCCCAATCCCCTGCCCCCCACCCAAATTCCCGTGGGACGGATCCGGGTGATCTTAGATCCCGGCCATGGGGGTCGTGATCCCGGTGCCGTGGGCATCGGGGGCTTACAGGAAAAGGAAATCAACCTGGATATTGCCCGCCGCGTTCAACAGATTCTGGAAAGTCGGGGCATTGCCGTGATGTTGACTCGTCCTGGAGATGTGGAAGTGGAGTTGGAACCCAGGGTTGATCAGGCGGAGCGCATGGCAGCCCAACTGTTTGTCAGTATCCATGCCAATGCCATTTCCATGGATCGCCCTGAGGTCAACGGTTTGGAGACCTATTACTATGACTCTGGTTCTGGTTTGGCCCAAACTATCCACAACAGTATTCTGCGGGGAACGGATCTGCGCGATCGGGGGGTGCGTCAAGCCCGCTTTTATGTGCTGCGCAATACGTCGATGCCGTCGGTGCTGGTGGAAACCGGGTTTGTGACAGGTTCTGAGGATGCGGCTCGGTTCCGTAACAGCGAAGCCCGTGGACAAATTGCCCAGGCGATCGCCCAAGGGATTTTGACCTATGCCCAACAAACCGCCCTCGCTCCCTAG
- a CDS encoding DUF3368 domain-containing protein, whose translation MIIVSNTTPLNYLTVIGEVEILPQLFSTVTIPPAVHTELKHTDAPAIVQAWANQLPSWIQIQPVFIPPTSWLQGLDPGETEAILLAQDMQANLVLLDDLRAREIAQSQGLSVTGTLGLLDRAASQQLIDLPSVIEKLQKTSFWVSDRLLQQLLQKHS comes from the coding sequence ATGATCATTGTTTCCAATACAACCCCCCTCAACTACTTAACCGTTATTGGGGAGGTGGAGATTCTCCCCCAACTTTTTAGCACCGTGACCATCCCTCCAGCCGTCCACACAGAGCTTAAACACACTGACGCTCCCGCCATTGTTCAAGCTTGGGCTAATCAGTTACCATCTTGGATCCAAATCCAGCCTGTTTTCATTCCCCCTACCTCCTGGCTTCAAGGTCTGGATCCCGGTGAAACTGAGGCTATTCTCTTAGCCCAAGATATGCAAGCCAACTTAGTCCTTTTAGACGATCTTCGGGCGAGAGAGATTGCTCAAAGCCAGGGACTTTCAGTTACGGGTACTTTAGGTCTCCTCGATCGGGCAGCTTCCCAGCAGCTCATCGATCTACCCTCCGTGATCGAAAAACTCCAGAAGACTTCCTTTTGGGTCTCTGATCGCCTGCTGCAACAACTGCTCCAAAAACATAGCTAA
- a CDS encoding UPF0175 family protein translates to MQITIEFPDTLPPQLIPPPLHLSRRILELLIADQYRQGHLSAAQVRQYLGFSSRWQTYEFLKTEQAYIPYHQDTLEQDSQTLNQVLGTP, encoded by the coding sequence ATGCAAATCACGATCGAATTCCCCGATACTCTCCCCCCTCAACTCATTCCCCCTCCCCTTCACCTCTCCCGTCGCATCCTCGAACTCCTCATTGCTGACCAATATCGCCAAGGCCACCTCAGCGCCGCCCAAGTCCGCCAATACCTCGGTTTCAGCAGCCGCTGGCAAACCTATGAATTTCTCAAAACCGAACAAGCCTACATCCCTTACCATCAGGACACCCTTGAGCAAGACAGCCAAACCTTAAATCAAGTGCTCGGCACTCCATGA
- a CDS encoding InlB B-repeat-containing protein — MQHQTKIGQTIAGKYALIKALKESHLYQWIGGINLNTQKVHTIQVLLKDCQKGEVKEAFDYFDDLKNVHRQGIIPPEQVISNKDLPLVIIYPEFFGSILDLSRNPSLELVLKYLFEASELLHILNNKKLIHGQVNPESFILKDNKVYLSGFGYAPFLMQGNKDAIEDCGDFLPPEITDANSANKSRDTIDTYAFAKTIAYWCPNICSSSWYLQATNPDPSQRFKRMRNLFQELKKALTDIFSDTAAEVNAPSNPIEIPETEIKREPESSGGLKPKYILEIELDPPEAGKVEGGGKYAEGRQVNVKATAFPDWEFIGWDGDIVESNNSLDLVIDKNIKIIARYEKIPKPFGSIQIEIFPIEAQEFVKVSGAGNHKIGTLVNINAWSNSDTWRFSRWTGDIGDINVAKTSVTIALTSDIKVVAEFAIVPNLTTTITLHNKLGSAFKLDDNQPISVQETTISPQETITSPHDKLGSAFNQPAKDPTHDLTHDDKQPIPAQTEETESRPLKGTHSIKKRNLGTAFDESK, encoded by the coding sequence ATGCAACACCAAACTAAAATCGGGCAAACGATCGCAGGAAAATATGCGCTAATTAAAGCTCTGAAAGAATCTCATTTGTATCAATGGATTGGAGGAATCAACTTAAACACACAAAAAGTCCATACCATTCAAGTTCTTTTAAAGGATTGCCAAAAAGGAGAAGTGAAAGAAGCCTTTGATTATTTTGATGATCTTAAAAATGTTCACCGTCAAGGAATTATCCCCCCCGAACAAGTCATATCAAATAAAGATCTACCTTTGGTCATCATTTATCCAGAATTTTTTGGTAGTATTTTAGACTTATCGAGAAATCCTAGTCTTGAGTTGGTTTTAAAATATTTATTTGAAGCATCCGAATTACTCCATATTCTCAACAATAAAAAACTAATTCACGGACAAGTTAATCCCGAAAGTTTTATTCTTAAAGACAATAAAGTTTATTTAAGCGGATTTGGCTATGCGCCATTTCTAATGCAAGGTAATAAAGACGCGATCGAAGATTGTGGTGATTTTTTACCACCCGAAATAACCGATGCAAACTCAGCAAATAAATCTAGGGACACCATTGACACCTACGCCTTTGCCAAAACGATCGCTTACTGGTGTCCCAATATTTGCTCATCATCATGGTATCTCCAAGCAACCAACCCCGATCCTAGCCAACGGTTTAAACGTATGCGTAACCTCTTTCAAGAACTGAAAAAAGCTCTAACCGATATCTTTTCCGATACGGCAGCAGAAGTTAATGCTCCTTCAAACCCGATCGAAATACCAGAAACCGAGATTAAACGGGAACCTGAATCTAGCGGCGGACTCAAGCCCAAGTATATTCTTGAAATAGAACTAGATCCGCCAGAAGCAGGTAAAGTCGAAGGCGGTGGCAAATATGCCGAAGGCAGACAAGTTAATGTTAAAGCGACTGCTTTTCCTGACTGGGAGTTTATCGGATGGGATGGCGATATTGTAGAATCTAATAACAGCCTCGATCTCGTGATAGATAAAAACATAAAAATAATTGCCCGATATGAAAAAATACCAAAACCATTTGGCTCGATCCAAATCGAAATCTTTCCAATTGAAGCCCAAGAATTTGTCAAAGTTAGTGGTGCTGGTAATCACAAAATCGGAACACTTGTAAACATTAATGCTTGGTCTAATTCAGACACATGGCGCTTTAGCCGTTGGACAGGTGATATTGGTGATATTAATGTTGCTAAAACGTCTGTTACGATCGCCCTAACATCTGACATTAAAGTTGTAGCAGAGTTTGCAATCGTACCGAATTTGACAACAACCATCACCCTTCATAATAAGCTTGGTTCCGCTTTCAAACTTGACGATAATCAACCTATATCAGTACAAGAAACAACCATCTCCCCACAAGAAACAATCACCTCCCCCCACGATAAGCTTGGTTCCGCTTTCAATCAACCTGCAAAAGATCCAACTCACGATCTAACTCATGACGATAAGCAACCTATACCAGCACAAACAGAGGAAACTGAATCAAGACCGCTTAAAGGTACGCACTCAATAAAGAAACGCAACTTAGGAACTGCATTTGATGAATCCAAATAG
- a CDS encoding InlB B-repeat-containing protein: MTGITPKYELKIIIDPPVAGKVDGAGKYAEGREVQVHVSAFDGWKFIGWIGDLSHSKQIFSVVMEKDITATATFKRVFKPSAALITLSLISFFLLSAIVYTYNAEKKSLIQNIVSLERDKEELEKQNQSLTEEKEKLEGDKKTLEREKSELTQKIITNNEKIKALENSSIDYKIYSGELTSVNPHDDYEIYIKASQSFDAYLFDMAADADLEILNANKQIIARSMNNGSVPDVVNNFPVSSSGTYSSPKWVVWCAPSGGTPHQGFQPSRSLQLI; the protein is encoded by the coding sequence ATGACTGGAATTACACCAAAATACGAACTCAAAATTATCATTGATCCACCAGTAGCGGGGAAAGTTGATGGTGCAGGAAAGTACGCTGAAGGTAGAGAAGTTCAAGTTCATGTAAGCGCCTTTGATGGGTGGAAATTTATTGGATGGATTGGAGACTTATCTCATTCTAAACAGATCTTTTCTGTTGTGATGGAAAAAGATATAACCGCTACCGCTACTTTCAAGAGAGTTTTCAAACCATCTGCAGCACTTATCACCCTATCTTTAATTTCTTTTTTCCTTCTTTCCGCCATTGTCTATACTTACAATGCAGAAAAGAAAAGCCTTATTCAAAATATCGTCTCACTTGAAAGAGATAAAGAAGAACTGGAGAAACAAAACCAGTCGCTAACAGAAGAAAAAGAGAAACTAGAAGGAGATAAAAAAACACTAGAGAGGGAAAAAAGTGAATTAACTCAAAAAATTATAACTAATAATGAAAAAATTAAAGCTCTTGAGAATTCAAGCATCGACTATAAAATATATTCAGGAGAGTTGACAAGTGTTAACCCTCATGATGATTATGAAATATATATCAAAGCTTCACAAAGCTTTGATGCTTACTTATTTGATATGGCTGCTGATGCTGATCTTGAAATTTTGAATGCCAATAAGCAAATAATAGCAAGGTCAATGAATAATGGCTCTGTCCCTGATGTTGTTAATAATTTTCCAGTATCTTCTTCGGGAACATACAGCAGTCCTAAATGGGTTGTGTGGTGTGCCCCCTCCGGGGGCACACCACACCAAGGGTTTCAGCCTTCGAGATCCTTACAACTGATTTAG
- a CDS encoding Hsp70 family protein has protein sequence MPDNELNPVIGIDLGTTFCAIARWHERRREPRHYQHSTSGETLQSAVYCDPSTSEILIGKLAYERGIIYPENVVTGIKRMMDDASQVISIGGQSFSPIDLSAKILHELYQNVAKQHGDGQSFKSRGTIVTVPYYFKAHQCAHTRKAAEIANIELVGLIQEPIAASLAYAWQLVQDRPDQEIKENILVFDLGGGTFDLTLFCLHQTPEKLLFEVLATGGDDRLGGMDFDECLYNLILERGEVSLSGLTEIEQKKARLKVMAQAIETKITLSAADYAYVGIGSVIPGKDIDIKITRDDFEQSIQTYTRKIDAIVQKLWAVANLRPSDMHRVILVGGSSRIPCMKALVCDLIGEEKVYGNINPSLCVAEGAAMYAAYLDDREIFGREIEVKTRTCHALGLEKAGGRFFELIAANQPTPSERSQLFTNDVDNMTSLDINVYQGSAPDVQDNARIGTIKITDLPPAKAESLDIMVIFKVDTEQNVTVTVEIDGDRWGDSFGYA, from the coding sequence ATGCCAGATAATGAGCTAAATCCAGTCATTGGTATTGACCTAGGTACAACTTTTTGTGCAATCGCTCGTTGGCATGAAAGGCGCCGCGAACCTCGTCATTATCAGCACAGCACATCTGGAGAGACACTTCAATCAGCAGTCTACTGTGATCCTAGTACATCAGAGATCCTAATCGGAAAACTAGCTTATGAAAGAGGAATTATTTATCCCGAAAATGTTGTCACTGGGATAAAGCGAATGATGGATGATGCATCACAAGTGATCTCAATTGGCGGACAGAGTTTTTCTCCCATTGATCTATCTGCAAAGATCTTGCATGAGTTATATCAAAATGTTGCTAAACAACATGGAGATGGACAGAGTTTTAAAAGTCGCGGTACGATCGTGACGGTTCCCTACTACTTCAAAGCTCATCAATGCGCTCACACTCGAAAAGCCGCAGAGATTGCTAATATCGAGTTAGTTGGTTTAATTCAAGAACCGATTGCTGCGTCCCTTGCTTATGCTTGGCAACTAGTCCAAGATCGTCCCGATCAAGAGATAAAAGAAAATATTTTAGTGTTTGATCTGGGTGGTGGAACCTTTGATTTGACCTTATTTTGCTTACATCAAACGCCTGAAAAGTTGTTGTTTGAAGTCTTGGCAACAGGGGGAGACGATCGCTTGGGTGGCATGGATTTTGATGAATGTTTATATAATTTAATTTTAGAGAGAGGTGAAGTCAGTTTATCTGGATTGACTGAAATTGAGCAGAAAAAAGCAAGACTAAAAGTCATGGCACAAGCCATTGAAACAAAGATCACTTTGTCGGCTGCTGATTATGCATATGTTGGGATAGGTAGTGTCATTCCTGGTAAAGATATTGACATTAAAATAACCCGCGATGACTTTGAGCAATCTATTCAAACTTACACAAGAAAGATTGATGCGATCGTCCAGAAACTTTGGGCTGTTGCCAACTTGCGCCCATCGGATATGCATCGGGTAATTCTGGTCGGTGGCTCTAGTCGTATTCCTTGCATGAAAGCCTTGGTTTGTGACTTGATTGGGGAAGAAAAAGTCTATGGCAATATCAATCCATCCCTATGCGTTGCGGAAGGTGCAGCCATGTACGCAGCATATCTGGACGATCGGGAGATTTTTGGACGCGAGATCGAAGTCAAAACTCGTACCTGTCATGCGTTAGGTTTAGAAAAAGCTGGTGGTAGATTCTTTGAATTAATTGCAGCTAACCAACCGACACCTTCGGAGCGCAGTCAGTTATTTACGAATGATGTAGACAACATGACATCGCTCGACATTAACGTTTATCAAGGTTCTGCACCTGATGTCCAAGATAATGCCAGGATTGGCACAATCAAAATTACAGACTTACCACCAGCTAAAGCTGAATCACTAGACATCATGGTGATATTCAAAGTCGATACAGAACAAAATGTCACTGTGACTGTCGAGATCGATGGCGATCGCTGGGGCGATTCCTTTGGATATGCCTAG